One Natronomonas gomsonensis genomic window, AGCACCTCAAGTCCTTCACCCGGCTGAACCGCCAACTCGTCGACCAGGGCGACGTTCGCCCCCAGATTCAGGACGTCTTCCAGAACGTGATGACGAAGGGCAACACCTTCGGGGACTCACCGGGCGACCGCGGCGACTGGGCCGACGAACTCGACTTCGAGGTCACGGACGCCCGCGAGGAGTCCGTCGACTACCTCTGGTATGTCGGCGACTACCCCTCCTACGACGAGCGCAACAAGAAGGTCGCCCGCTCGCTGGCGAAAATCTTCGAACACGCCGACGTCGACGTGGGCATCCTCTACGAGGACGAGGTGTACGACGGCAACGACATCCGCCGCATTGGCGAGGAGTTCCTCTTCGTCGAGCAGGCCGGTACGCTCGTCGACACCTTCCAGGAGTGCGATTACGACACCATCGTCTGTACGGACCCCCACTCCTACAACACGTTCAAAAACGAGTACCCCGAGGTCGACTTCGAGGAGTTCGCCGACGACCCGATGATGGAGTTCGCCATCGAGGGCTACTGGAACGCCGACGGCGACATCGACGTGTATCACTGGACTCAGGCCGTCGAGGAGTTGGTCGATTCGAACGTTCTCGGCCTCTCCGGCACCGAACTCGACTACACGGTCACCTACCACGACCCCTGTCACCTCGGACGGTTCAACGACGAGTACGAGGCGCCGCGGGAACTCGTCCGTGCGACCGGGTGTGACCTCCACGAGATGCCGCGCAACCGCGAGGACTCCTTCTGCTGCGGTGGCGGCGGCGGCGGACTCTGGATGGACCTCGAAGAGGAGACCAAACCCAGCGAGGAACGGCTCCGGGAGGCGCTGAACGACACCGAGGCCGGCGACGCCATCGAGAAGTTCGTCGTCGCCTGTCCGATGTGTATGACGATGTACGAGGACGGCCGCAAGACCGGCGGCTTCGAGGACGACATCGAAATCGTCGACGTGGCGGAACTCATCGTCGAGGCCCTCGAATCGAGCGGCGCGACGATTTCGGCGTCGGCCGAGACGCCAACCGACGCCGAGCCCGCCGACGACTGACTGTATCCCGGTTTACGACTCGTTGCTGCCGGTGGTGTCTGGACGGCAACCGTTCCAACAGATGTTTGATACTGTGGGGGGAACACGTCTCTAGATGACTGACACCGGGTTCCCCGAGGGTGAGTTGGGCATTATCGTCATCGGCAGCCTGCTTCACAGGGACGAACTCGCCTACCTGTTCGATGGGCTCCCGGACCGGACGGCACGGGTGCGACTCGATGGCTATCGGCGGGTGTTCGATGCGGTTGCCGACCGTCGAGAGACGGTCGGGGACCGCCGTGCCGTACTCAATCTACATTCCGCCGACGCGTGGTGCAACGGCGTCTTGGTGACCGACCTCTCTCCGCGCGAGTTCGGCATCTATGCCCGACGGGAAACCACCTACCGGTTCGAAATCGTCGATTCCGAGGCGGTCACGTACTACGAACACGAGTCGGTTGACCTCCCCGACGAAATCATCGTCGCCAGCGATGCACCCTCTCACGCCGACGTAAAGCCCATCCCATCGTACGTCAAAACCTGCCTTTCGGGTGCTCGCCAGTGGGGCGAGACGTTCTACGACGAGTTCCTCGAGACGACCGCCGTTGCCTCCGGGGAATCCCTTCGGTCGTATCTCGACATCGACCCGAGATAATAGCCGACAGCGGTCCTATATTTCGCACTCCTGTCGCTTTTGATACAGAAGCACCCATATCAGGAGTATCGAAATCGCGAGAAACACACCTGCAACGACCAGATGCTGAACCACCGCGATTGCTGGTGCGGTGAGGTGGGGAGCACTCACCGTGGAGACGTATCCGGATATCGTACTGAAGAACTGCTCGCCAGCGACGAGTGCGGCCAAGATGCCCAAAATGGATAGCGACACCTGCTTGCCCATCGTGTACTTCATATTTCGCCTGACTTTCACTAGGTCCTCGATACACGCGTTCACCGCCTTCCGTTCCGTCGAGGGCATGTAGATGTGGTTCGAGGAGTGGTTGCCGGTCAGGATGCCGCCATCGGATTCATTGTCGGCGGCTTTCGACATCTCGTCACTCGTTGCGCTTTCGGCTTCGACATCGACGCTGTCCGGGAGGTCGAGACACTTGACGTTGTGTTCCGTTCCACCCCACTCGATGACGACGCGGTCGCCGCTGCCGATTCCGAGCAGGTTTCGGGTGTCCGGTTCGACCCGGACGATGCGTCGCTCTTCGTCGATATCCAACCCCGGACGAACTTCGAGATTGATTCGGTTGTAGCCGACGAACAGTGCCCCAATCGAGTGCCACAACTGGTCGGTCAGCGTTCTGTCGGGCAAACTCGCCTCGATCGGTTTTCGGATTCCGAGTTTCTCGCCCCATCCCTCTTTGCTCCGCTCGTCGACCGAAATGACGCCGAGCGAGTCGCGGTTCACATTCCCGACGGCTATCGTCCCCCTTTCGAGTCGTCCTATCCCTTCCACGCGAAGGCTCGCCCGATTTCCGTTCATCGGATTGTACACCTCCACGGTGTCACCGTCAGTGAACGCCAGTTCCTCGAGTTCCCCCTTGTTTATGTAGCACGTCGACAGTCCCGTATCCTTCTCGACGGGGAGGCGGACGGGAACGAACAGTCTCGTCTCGTCGTCGGGGGACCTGGCGGTCGAGTGCGGCCGAACGTCGACTTTCCTCGTTCCCGACGTTCGCTGTTCGAAGATTCGCTCTTGATACGACCCCTTCAGCAGTCCCTCCGGCTTGTCGGGGGTCGGCTCGAACCCGTCGGCGAACGGGAGCAGGTACACTGTCTCCCCTTCGTCCCACGCCCGGCCGTTCGGCGTGACATCGACGTAGCTGTACGGTGTGATTCCCAACTCCTCGCGTATCAGTTCCGAAGGGAGGATGAGCGCGTGCTGGAACTGGTCTTGATACCGATGGAAATCGGACTGTTCGAAGTCCTCGATTTCGCCGACCGAAACCGTTAGTCGCCGTGTCACTTCGTCCCCACCGAAGCCATTGTCGAGTGTTCGGTTTCCTCCCCACTTATTTTTGACCCAACGTGGTGCGTGACAGCGACCGCCAGTTCGGAAAACGCCCGTCGAGTCCTCTCCATTCAGGAAAACTCATTACGGAAACGCGTGAGGAACCCGTATGCGCGAGCGCTTTGACGTGGTCATCGCCGGGGCGGGTCCGGCCGGCGGGCAGTGTGCACGCGACCTCGCCGCGAGAGGGTACGATGTCGTCGTGTTGGAGACGGAACCCGAAGACGAGTTCCCACGTCAGAGCAACAAATCCACCGGCGGGACGTTCCCGTCGATGATGGCGTCGTTCGGGATTCCCGACGACGTGGTGATGCAGTTCACCGACGACGTGGTCATCGAATCGCCGAACGACCATTTCGCCCGCGAACGGTCGGGCGCAGTCCTCGATTTCGGTGCGTTCAAGGAGTTCCTCGTCGAGGACGGCCAACGGCTCGGTTCGGAGTACTACTTCGACGCCCGGGTCTCGAAACCCATCGTCGAGGACGGCGAACCGGTCGGCGTGAAGTACAACGGCTCCGAGGAGGTGTACGGCGACGTGATAATCGACGCGACTGGTCCCTCCGCGCCGTTGGCGAAGGACCTCGGCGTCACCGACCTCAGTCGGAAGAACCACGCCATCGGCATCGAATACGAGTTCGAGGGCGTCGACCTCGACCACGAGGGGTACGCCGACCTGCATCGGTCCATGATGTTGCGTCTCGACCACGAGTACGCCCCCGGCGGCTACTCGTGGATTTTCCACACCGGCGGTGACACTGCAAAGGTCGGACTCTGTTACATCCGCAACGACAGCTACCAGCGCTACGCCGAGGTCGACCGCACCATCGACGGCTATCTCGACCACTGGCTCGACACCGACCCACGCTTCGAGAGCGCCGAACGCATCGAGGGCCGGCAACACCGCGGGTCGGCACACATCCAGCCGCCGACGAACCTCAGCACGGACAGCTTCATGGCCATCGGCGACACCGTCCCGACAATCGACCCGCTGTGGGGTGAAGGAATCAACAAGTGTATGCAGTCCGGCCGGGCCGCCGCAAAGACCGTCGACAGCTGTCTGACGCCCTCGAACCCCGACACCTCTGCCGACGCCATCTCGCTGTACGACGAGTTGTGGCACGACGAGGTGGCACCCGACATGGACTCGCGACTGTTGATGACGGAGATGCTGTATCTCGCCCCGAACGACCGCTACGACACTCTGCTGGGTGACCTCAACCGCCTCGACGACGAGACGCTCCAGCGAGCCAACGCCGGCGAAAAACGGGCCATCCTCAAACTGCTCCACGCCGGTGACGTGCCGCTGCTCGCCCGACTGGCGAAACATCGACGCGGCCGGTAACCCGACGAGCGAGGATTCAAATACTGGGAGGCGACCAGACGTCCCGTGGAGACGTTCAGCGACCTCGCGACGGCGGCGTACTGTCCGCGAAAACTGTACTACCGTCGGCGGGACGATGACCGCGGCCCGCCCGAGAAAATCGAGCGAATCCGAGCGCTCGCGACGCGCTACGAAACACTCCTGGATTCGGCGACCGACCTCTCGGCGGAACCGATAGCGACCACACCGACGCAGTATCGCTCGAATCTCGGTAGCGCGAAGGCCCGCCTCGACTGCTGGGGGACGCTCGCCGACCCCCCGAAGACGGACGTACTGTTGGAGGGCAAGGACTGTCGCGGAATCGCTCACAAACTGCTCGAGGACCCGG contains:
- a CDS encoding digeranylgeranylglycerophospholipid reductase; this encodes MRERFDVVIAGAGPAGGQCARDLAARGYDVVVLETEPEDEFPRQSNKSTGGTFPSMMASFGIPDDVVMQFTDDVVIESPNDHFARERSGAVLDFGAFKEFLVEDGQRLGSEYYFDARVSKPIVEDGEPVGVKYNGSEEVYGDVIIDATGPSAPLAKDLGVTDLSRKNHAIGIEYEFEGVDLDHEGYADLHRSMMLRLDHEYAPGGYSWIFHTGGDTAKVGLCYIRNDSYQRYAEVDRTIDGYLDHWLDTDPRFESAERIEGRQHRGSAHIQPPTNLSTDSFMAIGDTVPTIDPLWGEGINKCMQSGRAAAKTVDSCLTPSNPDTSADAISLYDELWHDEVAPDMDSRLLMTEMLYLAPNDRYDTLLGDLNRLDDETLQRANAGEKRAILKLLHAGDVPLLARLAKHRRGR